From the Parasedimentitalea marina genome, one window contains:
- a CDS encoding glycosyltransferase, with protein sequence MFIRPAAAFRWSRSPSGGTCPYTLTKSEKNGIANYLIHIDQNRSYAELYDNPQITALFGQLIDQLQPDVLHAHCLQDIGAGVLQTAKARGLPVVLSVHDFWWICDRQFMIRVNQRYCGQDPVRIENCRSCAENFSAARTRFDIWRPRPPMPMSLHTPASSP encoded by the coding sequence GACCGGCTGCCGCGTTTCGGTGGTCTCGGTCACCTTCGGGCGGGACTTGCCCCTATACGCTGACAAAATCTGAAAAGAACGGCATCGCCAATTACCTCATCCATATCGATCAGAACCGCTCCTATGCAGAGCTCTATGACAATCCGCAGATAACGGCCCTGTTCGGACAGTTGATAGACCAGCTACAACCCGATGTCCTACACGCCCATTGCCTGCAGGATATCGGCGCAGGCGTCCTTCAGACAGCCAAGGCCCGCGGTCTCCCTGTTGTTCTGAGCGTGCATGATTTCTGGTGGATCTGCGATCGGCAATTCATGATCCGGGTCAACCAACGGTACTGCGGCCAGGATCCGGTGCGCATTGAGAACTGTCGCTCCTGTGCAGAGAATTTCTCTGCAGCCCGCACCCGTTTTGATATCTGGCGGCCCAGGCCGCCTATGCCGATGTCATTACATACCCCAGCCAGTTCGCCCTGA
- a CDS encoding glycosyltransferase — protein MPKADFKDRQAARREKTQGWFWICRGPSQIKGWPLIREAFTGLPHSHFAGLVVDGSLDGSWWKGRTLKALSGNWQIHPRFSQSDMDDFYSKIDVLLFTSQWKETFGLAIREALARGIRSSRRTVAVRSNMAAFQLIS, from the coding sequence ATGCCGAAGGCTGATTTCAAAGACCGCCAGGCCGCGCGGCGCGAAAAGACCCAAGGCTGGTTTTGGATTTGTCGGGGGCCCTCACAAATCAAAGGCTGGCCACTGATCCGTGAGGCCTTTACGGGGTTGCCACACAGTCATTTCGCCGGGCTTGTGGTCGATGGCAGTCTGGATGGCAGTTGGTGGAAGGGCCGCACTCTAAAGGCCCTATCCGGCAACTGGCAGATACACCCCAGGTTCTCACAGTCGGACATGGATGATTTCTACTCAAAAATAGATGTTTTACTGTTCACCTCTCAATGGAAAGAAACCTTTGGGCTTGCCATCCGCGAGGCTTTGGCCCGCGGTATCCGGTCATCCAGACGGACAGTGGCGGTACGGTCGAACATGGCAGCATTCCAGCTCATAAGCTGA
- a CDS encoding YjbF family lipoprotein, with amino-acid sequence MDRSAGARSYHIRGLDNESRSLNLACDLQDLGAETIEIIALSYATRHLQQRCEGGEGAEAGVVVNDYWVDSVSGRLWQSRQWAGPTIGYLRIRQLTL; translated from the coding sequence GTGGACCGCAGCGCGGGGGCGCGGAGCTATCATATTCGCGGGCTGGACAATGAATCCCGCAGCCTCAACCTGGCCTGTGACTTGCAGGATCTGGGTGCCGAGACGATAGAGATTATCGCGCTCAGCTATGCCACCCGGCATCTGCAGCAGCGGTGCGAAGGCGGTGAGGGCGCCGAGGCTGGCGTGGTGGTGAATGATTATTGGGTTGATTCGGTCTCGGGGCGTCTGTGGCAGTCGCGCCAATGGGCCGGTCCCACCATAGGGTATCTGCGGATCCGGCAATTGACCCTCTGA
- a CDS encoding YjbF family lipoprotein, whose protein sequence is MRLHLARLTALSVMILVGGCSRGPESPLEVEVAQAVGQKVAALRNRSEEVRPPPTRAQLDTVKSPYIEVTLERHDLLAYLRQEAVRRDGEPGQIVVWRTDDNVTLALRNGVLIATRGLGDDLLSASALVGNGASGPQRGGAELSYSRAGQ, encoded by the coding sequence ATGAGATTGCATCTGGCAAGACTGACGGCGCTGAGCGTCATGATCCTGGTTGGCGGTTGTAGCCGGGGACCAGAAAGCCCGCTTGAGGTTGAGGTGGCGCAGGCCGTGGGGCAGAAGGTCGCCGCTCTGCGCAACCGCTCTGAGGAGGTGCGTCCGCCGCCGACCCGAGCTCAGCTCGACACTGTCAAAAGCCCCTATATCGAGGTGACGCTAGAGCGCCACGATCTGCTGGCCTATCTGCGCCAAGAGGCGGTGCGTCGCGATGGCGAGCCCGGCCAGATCGTGGTCTGGCGCACCGATGACAATGTCACTCTGGCGCTGCGCAATGGTGTATTGATTGCCACCCGCGGTCTTGGCGATGATCTGCTATCGGCCTCGGCGCTGGTTGGAAATGGTGCCAGTGGACCGCAGCGCGGGGGCGCGGAGCTATCATATTCGCGGGCTGGACAATGA
- a CDS encoding YjbH domain-containing protein: MWAGICNDYGATFSIDRVFANGWSVGGFFTKTDVSAEDFGEGSFDKGFRFRIPLDWMLGRPSRNAFGTTIRPVQRDGGQRVVVPGRLYGKIRDAHRASLEQQGQRFGNEIASGKTDGAERHDPGWRL, translated from the coding sequence ATGTGGGCCGGTATCTGTAACGACTATGGCGCCACCTTCAGTATTGATCGGGTGTTCGCCAATGGCTGGTCGGTGGGCGGCTTTTTCACCAAGACCGATGTCTCGGCGGAAGATTTCGGCGAAGGCTCGTTTGACAAGGGCTTTCGCTTCCGGATTCCGCTGGATTGGATGCTGGGACGCCCCAGCCGCAACGCCTTTGGCACGACCATACGTCCGGTGCAGCGCGATGGGGGGCAACGGGTGGTGGTGCCGGGACGGCTTTATGGAAAAATCCGCGATGCGCATCGCGCCAGCCTGGAACAGCAAGGGCAACGTTTTGGGAATGAGATTGCATCTGGCAAGACTGACGGCGCTGAGCGTCATGATCCTGGTTGGCGGTTGTAG
- a CDS encoding YjbH domain-containing protein — protein MFLSTGIYASEYIVATKGFDTPALTARGGPGRLKVTAGLGWGRLATHGAIGNIGGVRPGFVAGSSGGELSIDQWFRGDFAPFAGLEWQVDDRWGLKAEYSSDAYVTETGGPDVFERESSLNFGVEYEWTPRTRLGLYYLYGSEIGLSAQFQLNPKYSPTPMMVPAPIPVSPRSNWAPDPSDWSQDWARSEATVLKIRDQLAEALRQDGLILESLDINGTSAEIRFRNTRYRSYMLAVGRAARAASRALPASVETFRLVPVRTGMGLSSTVLRRSDLEALEFAPDSTAAILAVTGFTDARPMSDQALQSGDLYPAFATSISPYSAPAYFDPDRPFRLDVGLDFAASYAPAPGWIFAGAIRQRLAGNVKDGRASNSALPHVRTDQVEYAQFGTTLENLYLARSWKPGENLYARATVGYFESMYGGVSSELLWKPVSSRLALGVEGNYVIQRDFDQRLGFRDYKTFTGHASAYYQLNNGFHAQVDVGRYL, from the coding sequence ATTTTCTTAAGCACCGGCATCTATGCGAGCGAATATATTGTTGCGACCAAGGGCTTTGATACACCTGCGCTGACGGCGCGGGGGGGACCCGGACGGCTGAAGGTGACGGCAGGGCTGGGCTGGGGGAGACTGGCCACCCACGGGGCAATTGGCAATATCGGTGGAGTGCGGCCTGGCTTTGTTGCTGGATCTTCAGGTGGCGAGCTGTCTATTGACCAGTGGTTTCGCGGCGATTTCGCCCCTTTTGCAGGTCTTGAATGGCAGGTTGATGACCGCTGGGGGCTAAAGGCGGAATATTCCTCGGATGCCTATGTAACAGAAACCGGCGGGCCGGATGTTTTTGAACGCGAGTCCTCTCTCAACTTTGGGGTAGAATACGAGTGGACGCCTCGCACCCGGCTGGGCCTCTATTACCTCTATGGCTCGGAAATCGGGCTGAGCGCGCAGTTCCAGCTGAACCCGAAATACTCGCCAACTCCGATGATGGTGCCCGCGCCGATACCCGTGTCGCCCCGCAGCAATTGGGCACCGGACCCGAGCGACTGGAGCCAAGACTGGGCCAGAAGCGAGGCCACGGTGCTGAAGATCCGTGACCAGCTTGCCGAAGCGCTGCGCCAAGATGGACTGATTCTGGAAAGCCTGGATATCAATGGGACCAGCGCCGAAATACGGTTCCGCAATACCCGCTACCGCTCCTATATGCTGGCGGTGGGTCGCGCTGCGCGGGCGGCATCGCGGGCTCTGCCGGCCTCGGTCGAGACCTTTCGACTGGTGCCTGTGCGCACCGGTATGGGCCTGTCCTCCACGGTGCTGCGGCGTTCAGACCTAGAGGCGCTGGAATTTGCCCCCGATAGCACCGCGGCGATATTGGCGGTGACCGGTTTCACCGACGCGCGCCCGATGTCCGATCAGGCGCTGCAATCGGGTGATCTTTATCCGGCCTTCGCGACCTCGATCAGCCCCTATTCGGCACCGGCCTATTTCGATCCGGATCGCCCGTTCCGGCTGGATGTCGGTCTTGATTTCGCCGCCAGCTACGCGCCGGCGCCGGGCTGGATCTTTGCCGGTGCCATCCGTCAACGCCTGGCCGGCAATGTCAAAGACGGGCGCGCCTCGAATTCTGCCTTGCCGCATGTGCGCACCGATCAGGTGGAATATGCGCAGTTTGGCACCACCCTGGAGAACCTTTATCTGGCGCGCAGCTGGAAACCGGGCGAAAATCTCTATGCCCGCGCCACGGTTGGCTATTTTGAGAGCATGTATGGCGGCGTCTCGAGTGAACTGCTGTGGAAGCCGGTGTCGAGCCGCTTGGCGCTGGGGGTCGAGGGCAACTATGTCATTCAGCGTGACTTCGATCAGCGCCTGGGCTTTCGCGACTATAAAACGTTTACCGGACATGCCTCGGCCTATTACCAACTGAACAATGGCTTTCACGCGCAGGTCGATGTGGGCCGGTATCTGTAA
- a CDS encoding YjbH domain-containing protein: MISKFSARLALAGWIAAVTCIGAALTGAIGAFATQSTASAEEAPRFKRIPAPSLNFYGTSGLIDMPSAEMQPDGQWNTTVSWFAGQSRYNMTFQALPWLSATFRYNGIQTNGTPIDGFNTYYDRGFDVRARL, from the coding sequence ATGATTTCGAAATTTTCCGCGCGGTTGGCGCTTGCGGGCTGGATTGCTGCGGTGACCTGTATAGGGGCGGCGCTTACTGGCGCAATCGGAGCCTTTGCTACTCAAAGTACCGCCAGCGCTGAGGAGGCGCCGCGCTTCAAACGCATTCCGGCGCCGAGCCTGAATTTCTACGGCACCTCCGGGCTGATTGATATGCCCAGTGCTGAAATGCAGCCCGATGGTCAATGGAACACCACTGTGTCCTGGTTTGCAGGCCAAAGCCGCTACAATATGACATTCCAGGCACTGCCCTGGCTCTCGGCCACCTTTCGCTACAATGGTATCCAGACCAACGGAACTCCGATTGACGGCTTTAACACCTATTACGACCGCGGCTTTGATGTGCGGGCCCGCCTCTGA
- a CDS encoding nucleoside-diphosphate sugar epimerase/dehydratase, with product MFDLISRLSRKQKSYVFLTLDALLCPLALFFTFVVQPLPDPALQTLALMVPVLPYAVLVTAGTSVWLGLYRVKLNAYERHAMMLTALVAVLTATVLALLTYMVGPDLPPGTYVVFGLFYFVSMALARAIMLQLTLVIYRRMQPRCRVLIYGAGATGTQLAQALKSHDGIDPVAFVDDNTSLQGATLLGLPVHTPTDIAEIVANRGIRRVLLAMPSQSVAKQAQITRRLQALDLEVQVLPSFAQLIGEEALVDKLTPASAQSFLGRDTRDVPLNAASQSYQDRVVLVSGAGDRSGPNFAVRSWPVIPPNWCSTSSPSWRFILSIRNCSHWARNLELRWCQCWGR from the coding sequence ATGTTTGATTTAATCAGTCGGCTTTCGAGAAAACAAAAATCCTATGTCTTTCTGACGCTGGATGCGCTGCTTTGTCCTTTGGCACTGTTTTTTACCTTTGTGGTACAACCCCTGCCAGATCCAGCGCTGCAGACCCTGGCCCTGATGGTGCCTGTCCTGCCCTACGCGGTTCTGGTGACGGCGGGAACCTCGGTCTGGTTGGGATTGTACCGGGTTAAACTCAACGCTTATGAGCGTCACGCAATGATGCTGACGGCGCTGGTGGCTGTGTTGACGGCGACGGTTCTGGCCCTGCTCACCTATATGGTGGGGCCGGATTTGCCGCCGGGCACCTATGTGGTCTTTGGGTTATTCTATTTCGTCTCTATGGCGCTGGCGCGGGCGATCATGCTGCAGCTGACGTTGGTGATTTATCGCCGGATGCAGCCGCGCTGCCGGGTGCTGATTTATGGCGCCGGTGCTACGGGCACGCAACTGGCCCAGGCGCTGAAATCCCATGATGGCATCGATCCGGTGGCCTTTGTCGATGACAATACCTCTTTGCAGGGGGCGACCCTGCTGGGGCTGCCGGTCCACACGCCGACGGATATCGCCGAGATCGTCGCCAACCGTGGAATCAGACGGGTGCTCTTGGCAATGCCGTCGCAAAGCGTCGCAAAACAGGCTCAGATCACCCGTCGCCTGCAGGCGCTGGACCTAGAGGTTCAGGTGTTGCCTTCCTTTGCCCAACTGATTGGCGAAGAGGCGCTGGTAGACAAGCTGACACCCGCTTCAGCGCAGAGTTTCCTGGGGCGGGATACGCGGGATGTGCCCTTGAATGCGGCCAGCCAGTCTTATCAGGATCGGGTGGTGCTGGTCTCGGGGGCTGGGGATCGATCGGGTCCGAACTTTGCCGTCAGGTCCTGGCCTGTCATCCCACCAAACTGGTGCTCTACGAGCTCTCCGAGCTGGCGCTTTATACTATCCATCAGGAATTGTTCCCACTGGGCCAGGAACTTGGAGTTGAGGTGGTGCCAGTGCTGGGGTCGGTGA
- a CDS encoding sugar transferase, giving the protein MTWRKRFFDLFFVTLLIVILGPILLALLLWLLLKEGRPVFYLAERMTTPTRGFRLWKLRTMTVVEGDTGVSGGDKTARITKTGAWLRSKRLDEFPQLWNILRGDLSFVGPRPPLRQYVEAYPEIYEAVLKSRPGVTGLGSIVYHKHEAALLRRCASAKATDAVYSRICIPAKARLDLIYQRHQSMCFDLDLVFQTIGNIFRRS; this is encoded by the coding sequence ATGACCTGGCGCAAACGATTTTTTGATCTTTTCTTCGTCACGCTGCTGATCGTTATTCTGGGGCCAATTCTGCTGGCTCTGCTTTTGTGGCTGTTGCTGAAAGAGGGTCGGCCGGTGTTCTACCTGGCAGAACGCATGACCACGCCAACCCGCGGCTTCCGCTTGTGGAAACTCAGGACGATGACGGTGGTGGAGGGCGATACCGGGGTCTCGGGCGGCGACAAGACGGCGCGCATCACCAAGACCGGCGCCTGGCTGCGCTCTAAGCGGTTGGATGAATTCCCACAGCTGTGGAATATCCTCAGGGGCGATCTCTCCTTTGTGGGGCCGCGTCCGCCACTGCGTCAATATGTCGAAGCCTATCCGGAGATCTACGAGGCGGTGCTGAAATCGCGCCCCGGTGTCACCGGCCTGGGCTCGATCGTCTATCACAAACATGAGGCGGCGCTGCTGCGGCGCTGCGCCAGTGCCAAGGCAACCGATGCGGTCTATTCCCGGATCTGCATTCCGGCCAAGGCGCGCCTGGATCTGATCTATCAGCGGCACCAAAGCATGTGCTTCGATCTTGATCTGGTGTTTCAGACCATCGGCAATATCTTTCGGCGCTCCTGA
- a CDS encoding NAD-dependent epimerase/dehydratase family protein, producing MLCLAGVVPGRGTDLADNTHLALAAIEAAAQAADRSGRDEGAARVFLASSAAVYGAGSGLLREEEPVRPTHAYGQAKRDMELQALARGRSWACRSVPCASAISPGWMLFWAAGDRDSLWIVFPTARARDAVISECAHWHRFWQPCCGPASAAHRQSGAAGDDRHGDLLRAAGREFALQPASERAIPEVAFDLTLLQKALSQKICLPQRMPLVWQGNGPY from the coding sequence GTGCTTTGCCTGGCCGGGGTCGTGCCCGGGCGTGGCACCGATCTTGCGGACAATACGCATCTGGCGCTGGCCGCGATTGAGGCTGCGGCTCAGGCGGCAGACCGGTCCGGGCGAGACGAGGGTGCAGCTAGGGTGTTTCTGGCCTCGTCGGCCGCCGTCTATGGCGCGGGTTCGGGGCTGTTGCGAGAAGAAGAGCCGGTGCGGCCAACCCATGCCTATGGTCAAGCCAAACGGGACATGGAGTTGCAGGCTTTGGCGCGGGGCAGGAGCTGGGCGTGCCGGTCTGTGCCCTGCGCATCGGCAATATCGCCGGGTTGGATGCTATTCTGGGCGGCTGGCGACCGGGATTCTCTTTGGATTGTTTTCCCAACGGCCAGAGCCCGCGACGCAGTTATATCGGAGTGCGCACACTGGCACAGGTTCTGGCAGCCCTGCTGCGGACCCGCGTCTGCCGCCCATCGTCAATCTGGCGCAGCCGGGGACGATCGACATGGGGATCTGTTGCGCGCGGCGGGTCGGGAATTTGCGCTGCAACCGGCCTCAGAGCGGGCCATTCCAGAGGTGGCGTTTGACCTGACCTTGTTGCAGAAAGCCCTCTCACAGAAGATATGCCTGCCACAGCGGATGCCGCTTGTCTGGCAAGGGAATGGGCCGTACTAG
- a CDS encoding polysaccharide biosynthesis/export family protein, protein MTRAFLPTVAHWPATGKQERLPWIRASHGAKTQIIQPGDMLTLRIWDSSDNSLLTSIDQKDVQLQDVRVAANGTIFMPYVGNVNVLGLTPDLARENLQVELEAIVPSAQLQLDVKEGRNNSVDLVSGVARPGTYPMPNRNYSVMGLISAGGGISAYLNNPQIRLVRGHQIYGTSVDKLLDDPQLDTLLRGDDRVFVEEDERYFLSFGATGKEDLHIFTKDEMSAMDAISISGGFQDSRADPQGLLVLREYPPSAIAPGERGPRQQRVVFSLDLTSADGLFSARSFQINPGDLLIATESPINDALTISNLIGNFFGVFSQAGVL, encoded by the coding sequence GTGACTCGCGCCTTTCTGCCCACGGTGGCGCATTGGCCCGCCACCGGCAAACAGGAACGTTTACCTTGGATCCGCGCCAGCCATGGCGCCAAGACCCAGATCATTCAGCCCGGTGACATGCTGACCCTGCGCATTTGGGACAGCAGCGACAATTCTCTGCTCACCTCGATCGATCAGAAGGATGTACAACTGCAGGATGTTCGGGTGGCGGCCAATGGCACCATCTTCATGCCCTATGTAGGCAATGTGAATGTGCTGGGGCTGACCCCGGATCTGGCCCGCGAAAACCTACAGGTTGAACTGGAAGCCATTGTTCCCTCTGCCCAGCTGCAGCTGGACGTCAAAGAAGGGCGCAACAACTCGGTCGACCTGGTCTCAGGCGTCGCCCGGCCGGGCACCTATCCGATGCCCAACCGGAACTATTCGGTGATGGGCCTGATTTCAGCGGGCGGCGGCATCAGCGCTTACCTCAACAATCCGCAGATCCGCCTGGTGCGCGGCCACCAGATCTACGGCACCTCGGTGGACAAGCTGCTGGACGATCCACAGCTCGACACTCTGCTGCGCGGCGACGACCGGGTCTTTGTCGAGGAGGATGAACGCTATTTCCTGTCCTTTGGTGCCACCGGCAAAGAAGATCTGCACATCTTCACCAAGGATGAGATGTCAGCGATGGACGCGATATCCATCTCTGGCGGGTTTCAAGACAGCCGTGCGGATCCGCAGGGATTGCTGGTTCTGCGTGAGTACCCCCCTAGCGCCATCGCGCCGGGAGAGCGCGGCCCGCGTCAGCAACGGGTGGTTTTCAGTCTTGATCTGACATCAGCGGACGGGTTGTTTTCGGCGCGCAGCTTCCAGATCAACCCAGGTGACTTGCTGATCGCAACGGAATCGCCCATCAATGATGCGCTGACCATCTCCAACCTGATCGGAAACTTCTTTGGTGTCTTCAGCCAGGCCGGAGTTCTTTAA